A stretch of Desulfitobacterium dichloroeliminans LMG P-21439 DNA encodes these proteins:
- the fdhE gene encoding formate dehydrogenase accessory protein FdhE, translated as MQTNILNNELNELHLSAVRENYLKLQAEIQLWQESQAPEVVAGVQLAQTSPYFTLDSLPEDSIVELWQRLNQVAGEPQEAAVLRILLHKFKDGETLEDANAARLQLALAGIAQLICQTSINTPSEENQSFGTCPVCGEKHFMTVLARPLGKRYQKCLVCSYQRPVGASGCASCGSEDAKKQTYLKSEKYPGIEIGVCSDCGSYFKQVDLRELNTQDLVWEDIRTMPLNYAAEQWLAGQKGWN; from the coding sequence GTGCAGACGAACATTTTGAATAATGAGCTGAATGAACTGCATTTATCAGCAGTTAGGGAGAATTATCTAAAATTACAAGCAGAAATACAGCTTTGGCAAGAAAGTCAGGCTCCAGAGGTGGTGGCAGGAGTCCAGCTTGCCCAGACCTCGCCATATTTTACTTTGGATAGTTTACCCGAAGATAGCATCGTTGAGTTGTGGCAAAGGCTCAATCAAGTTGCAGGTGAGCCCCAGGAAGCTGCTGTTTTGCGCATACTCCTACACAAGTTCAAGGATGGGGAGACTTTGGAGGATGCTAATGCCGCTCGGCTGCAGTTAGCTCTCGCGGGTATTGCCCAGCTGATTTGTCAAACGAGCATTAATACCCCCAGCGAGGAAAACCAGTCGTTTGGAACTTGCCCAGTCTGCGGAGAAAAGCATTTTATGACCGTTTTGGCACGACCCTTAGGCAAACGCTACCAGAAATGTCTGGTCTGCAGCTATCAAAGACCTGTCGGTGCTTCCGGTTGCGCAAGCTGTGGCAGTGAGGATGCCAAAAAGCAGACCTATCTTAAATCTGAAAAATACCCTGGCATCGAGATTGGTGTTTGCTCTGATTGTGGTTCATATTTTAAACAGGTAGATTTGCGAGAATTGAACACCCAAGATTTGGTTTGGGAAGACATCCGCACGATGCCTCTCAATTATGCAGCAGAACAATGGCTAGCCGGACAAAAAGGGTGGAACTAA
- a CDS encoding ATP-grasp domain-containing protein, with protein sequence MTLARLLILGGSNIQINAILRAKEKGHMVIVADYLDDAPGKKFADYSELTSTFDAQGCLAVARKYKIDGILTVGTDQPVLTCAKVANELGLPSFLDSEQAQAVTHKKVMKKIFKENEIPSAEYRLIQKDFEEAELGAIRFPAVMKPLDSQGQRGVYKVESLQQIRSLLPDVLSYSREDEILIEEFYPSEEITLSGWVRDRKAHILTVTDRQTIANGQHIGICIAHHFPSKYLAEYAKEIEELTDKIVQAFDIQCGPIYFQMLIGSEGIKVNEIACRIGGAYEDELLPVITGVDILEMLILHASGQDVDYTALEHYELKNNTNHASVQMIFTKPGTIGRMAPMEGIVVRSGAITGGFNYDVGSTIQEIQNATQRVGYMLFQGDSATGLKTKIEKALACLEIRDIQGKNMLVDLHCQK encoded by the coding sequence ATGACTCTGGCTAGGTTGCTGATTTTAGGTGGTAGTAATATTCAGATTAATGCTATACTACGGGCTAAAGAAAAAGGGCATATGGTGATAGTTGCCGACTATTTAGATGACGCGCCTGGGAAAAAGTTCGCTGATTACAGCGAGTTGACCAGTACCTTTGATGCACAAGGGTGCCTAGCTGTTGCGCGCAAGTATAAAATAGATGGTATTTTGACCGTTGGCACGGATCAACCCGTTCTGACTTGTGCAAAAGTAGCGAATGAATTAGGGCTTCCATCTTTTTTAGATAGTGAGCAGGCACAAGCTGTAACTCATAAAAAAGTAATGAAGAAGATATTTAAAGAAAATGAAATTCCCAGCGCCGAGTATCGACTTATCCAGAAGGATTTTGAGGAAGCAGAGCTTGGGGCTATAAGATTCCCAGCGGTCATGAAACCCCTAGATAGCCAAGGGCAACGTGGAGTTTATAAAGTCGAGTCTTTACAACAAATACGAAGTTTATTGCCTGATGTGTTAAGCTACTCCAGAGAAGATGAAATTCTAATTGAAGAATTTTATCCGAGTGAAGAGATCACCCTAAGCGGCTGGGTTCGAGACCGCAAAGCTCATATCCTGACGGTGACCGACAGACAAACCATTGCAAACGGTCAACACATCGGTATTTGTATTGCTCATCATTTTCCTTCAAAATATCTTGCCGAATATGCAAAGGAGATAGAAGAGCTTACAGACAAAATAGTACAGGCTTTTGATATTCAATGCGGACCCATTTATTTTCAAATGCTGATTGGCTCGGAAGGGATCAAGGTGAATGAGATTGCTTGTAGGATCGGAGGAGCTTATGAGGATGAATTATTACCGGTGATTACGGGGGTAGATATTCTCGAAATGCTGATTCTTCATGCTTCAGGGCAAGACGTTGACTATACTGCCCTTGAACACTACGAACTTAAAAATAATACAAACCACGCCTCTGTCCAAATGATTTTTACCAAGCCGGGAACCATCGGTAGGATGGCACCGATGGAGGGAATAGTGGTTAGGTCGGGAGCGATTACAGGTGGGTTTAATTATGATGTGGGGAGTACGATTCAAGAAATCCAAAATGCTACCCAACGGGTGGGGTATATGCTATTTCAAGGTGATTCTGCCACTGGTTTAAAAACTAAGATAGAGAAAGCCCTTGCATGTCTGGAGATTAGAGATATACAGGGAAAGAATATGCTCGTGGATTTGCATTGTCAGAAATGA
- a CDS encoding ABC transporter substrate-binding protein → MKRKFFLAILVITFLCLILVGCNTSSEVQANKLQIKIAEQYGLAYAPLQIMKEKQLLESKLPGIEVSWRQLGNTTAIREAMLAEELDVGFMAIPPFLIGWDKGMEWKIACGLSTTPIGLVVNKDSIQSIEDFTPEDRIALPQPGSIQHILLAMASDKLWGDSKRLDNQLVTLDHPDGMNALLARSEISAHFTTPPYLFMELEEPGIHQILDGKEVMGEDFTFSVGVTSEKFYEEQPAVYEAFLEALADALNFMESNPTETVEILAKAYQMDEAELVNYLERSDTAYGLEVQGVMEFADFMQKYGLIKSQPANLEEVIWDRK, encoded by the coding sequence ATGAAGAGGAAATTTTTTTTGGCTATCCTTGTCATAACATTTCTTTGCTTGATCTTAGTGGGCTGTAATACTTCAAGTGAAGTTCAGGCGAATAAGCTTCAAATAAAAATTGCCGAGCAATATGGTCTTGCTTATGCTCCGTTACAGATTATGAAAGAGAAACAGCTCTTAGAAAGCAAATTACCCGGCATTGAGGTGAGCTGGCGGCAACTCGGCAACACAACGGCCATTCGGGAAGCTATGCTGGCAGAGGAATTGGATGTAGGCTTTATGGCCATTCCACCTTTTTTGATCGGTTGGGATAAAGGTATGGAATGGAAGATTGCTTGCGGGCTTTCCACCACTCCCATCGGGCTGGTAGTCAATAAGGATTCGATTCAATCCATTGAGGATTTTACTCCGGAAGATAGGATAGCCTTACCTCAGCCGGGGAGCATCCAGCATATTTTGCTGGCCATGGCTTCTGACAAACTATGGGGGGATTCCAAGAGGCTAGACAATCAACTGGTCACCCTCGATCATCCTGATGGTATGAACGCACTTTTGGCACGCAGTGAAATTAGCGCCCATTTTACGACGCCACCCTATTTATTTATGGAACTTGAGGAACCGGGAATCCATCAAATTCTGGATGGCAAAGAGGTTATGGGGGAAGACTTTACTTTTTCAGTGGGTGTCACCTCGGAGAAGTTCTATGAAGAGCAGCCGGCGGTCTATGAAGCATTTCTTGAGGCGTTGGCTGATGCTTTGAACTTTATGGAAAGTAATCCAACAGAAACAGTGGAGATACTAGCCAAGGCGTATCAGATGGATGAGGCGGAGTTAGTAAATTATCTGGAGCGTTCGGATACCGCCTATGGTCTTGAAGTTCAAGGGGTTATGGAATTTGCCGACTTCATGCAGAAATATGGACTTATCAAGAGTCAACCTGCCAATCTAGAGGAAGTAATATGGGATAGGAAATGA
- the ltrA gene encoding group II intron reverse transcriptase/maturase, with amino-acid sequence MKVTESGNSKHRQLRLEDYLQRVSAEQREYAEVCAPAKMTETDSTNTNEQMEGLLEQILSAENLNQAYKQVKRNKGAGGIDGMQVDELLPFLKDHKNELLQSLWDGKYHPKPVRRVEIPKENGKTRKLGIPTVVDRLIQQAITQVLSPIFEKQFSDNSFGFRPHRSAHDALQKCQIHITEGYKYVVDMDLEKYFDTVNQSKLIQMLSETIRDGRVISLIHKFLRAGVMADGLFEESPEGVPQGGPLSPLLGNIMLNECDHELEKRGHRFVRYADDMMIFCKSKKAAQRTLDHILPFIEGKLLLKVNREKTKVAHVRYVKYLGYSFYIYRGEGRLRIHPKSIQKLKDKVREVTGRSNGMGIEERRIKLNQVVRGWTNYFKLADAKTLLKNVDEWLRSRIRMVTWKRWKKVRTRFENLKKTGIAREQAWMWANTRKGYWRTAHSPILTKALSNERFKRIGYLSFSECYSA; translated from the coding sequence ATGAAAGTTACTGAAAGTGGTAATTCAAAACACAGACAACTTCGATTGGAAGACTATCTGCAAAGGGTATCTGCGGAACAGAGAGAGTATGCGGAAGTGTGCGCGCCAGCTAAGATGACTGAAACCGACAGCACCAACACGAACGAGCAGATGGAAGGTTTGCTTGAGCAGATTCTTAGTGCCGAAAACCTTAACCAAGCTTATAAACAGGTAAAGAGGAATAAAGGTGCAGGTGGAATCGATGGTATGCAGGTGGATGAACTTCTACCCTTCCTGAAAGACCACAAGAACGAACTCTTGCAATCCCTCTGGGATGGCAAATACCATCCAAAACCCGTGCGGAGGGTAGAGATACCTAAAGAGAACGGGAAGACTAGAAAACTGGGAATACCAACAGTCGTAGACAGGTTAATCCAACAAGCGATAACTCAAGTCCTAAGTCCAATCTTTGAAAAACAATTCTCAGATAACAGCTTTGGGTTCCGACCGCACCGAAGTGCCCATGATGCGCTACAGAAATGCCAGATCCATATTACAGAAGGGTACAAGTATGTAGTAGACATGGATTTAGAGAAATATTTTGACACGGTTAACCAAAGTAAATTGATTCAAATGCTATCTGAGACAATAAGAGATGGACGAGTCATCTCACTGATCCATAAATTCCTAAGAGCAGGAGTTATGGCTGACGGGCTGTTCGAGGAAAGTCCAGAAGGCGTGCCACAAGGCGGCCCCCTGAGTCCCTTACTTGGAAACATAATGCTTAATGAGTGCGACCACGAACTGGAAAAGCGTGGGCATCGATTTGTACGCTATGCAGACGATATGATGATTTTCTGCAAAAGCAAGAAAGCGGCGCAGCGAACGCTCGACCACATACTTCCGTTCATCGAAGGAAAATTATTGCTAAAGGTGAATCGGGAGAAAACGAAGGTTGCACATGTAAGGTATGTAAAGTATTTGGGATATAGCTTTTACATCTATCGAGGAGAGGGACGTTTAAGAATCCATCCCAAGAGCATTCAGAAACTCAAGGACAAAGTCCGGGAAGTGACTGGGCGTAGCAACGGAATGGGAATCGAAGAACGCCGAATAAAACTCAACCAAGTGGTTCGAGGATGGACGAATTACTTCAAACTAGCGGATGCAAAGACCCTGCTCAAGAACGTAGATGAGTGGCTAAGAAGTCGAATAAGGATGGTTACTTGGAAACGATGGAAGAAAGTCCGGACACGTTTTGAAAACCTAAAGAAAACAGGAATTGCTAGGGAACAAGCATGGATGTGGGCAAACACAAGAAAAGGCTATTGGCGAACAGCCCATAGCCCTATCTTGACAAAAGCCCTATCCAACGAACGTTTCAAACGGATTGGATATCTCAGTTTTAGTGAATGTTATTCTGCGTAG
- a CDS encoding ABC transporter permease, with the protein MMNTGSYRKLKTRLFWMIAILAAWEMTAQSGVFPTSIFPSLLVIVRALGDSVVRGEIIIQTGFSLALILQGLLISLLAAIMISSLAISNKVVDGLVDTLVAIAHPLPGIALLPLIIIWFGTGTVSILVIIIHSVIWPLILNMMTGFRSIPPIYKEVGLNLGLNRFRIIKDILIPASLPYALSGLRIGWARAWRALISAEMIFGAVGANGGLGWYIFKQRVFMDTPGLFAGLFVIVLIGIIVEDFFFAVIEERTIKKWGMI; encoded by the coding sequence ATGATGAATACCGGCTCGTATCGCAAATTGAAGACCAGATTATTTTGGATGATAGCCATCCTAGCTGCGTGGGAGATGACCGCCCAAAGTGGTGTCTTTCCAACATCCATTTTTCCATCCTTGTTGGTTATTGTAAGGGCCTTAGGTGATTCGGTTGTCCGTGGAGAAATTATCATTCAGACGGGTTTTTCCTTAGCTTTAATCCTCCAGGGACTTCTGATTAGTCTGTTGGCGGCAATTATGATAAGCTCTCTGGCTATCAGTAATAAAGTGGTTGACGGTCTTGTGGATACCCTAGTCGCGATTGCCCATCCTTTGCCGGGAATAGCTTTATTGCCTTTAATTATTATTTGGTTTGGCACCGGAACGGTCTCCATTCTCGTAATTATCATTCATTCGGTGATTTGGCCGCTGATTTTGAATATGATGACTGGTTTTCGATCTATACCGCCCATCTACAAAGAAGTTGGTTTGAACCTAGGCTTAAATCGTTTTCGTATCATTAAGGATATCTTGATTCCAGCCTCCTTGCCTTATGCACTATCCGGGTTGCGGATCGGTTGGGCTAGGGCGTGGCGAGCGTTAATCAGCGCGGAAATGATCTTTGGTGCCGTGGGCGCCAACGGTGGCTTGGGATGGTATATTTTCAAGCAAAGAGTTTTTATGGATACCCCAGGTCTCTTTGCCGGACTCTTTGTGATTGTCCTAATCGGAATTATCGTCGAGGACTTTTTCTTTGCAGTTATTGAAGAAAGGACCATTAAAAAATGGGGAATGATCTAA
- the selA gene encoding L-seryl-tRNA(Sec) selenium transferase gives MEKDQLHKALRTITPMNEILEHAEVVALLHTIGKPLLMDILTQVIGEYRQQLHTDSLFTESMSLLDRQKITTYLIEKIKSKISEEKNTGLKKVINATGIVLHTNLGRAPLPYEAIVQIHKVNEGYSNLEFDLESGHRGSRHAHIEPLITRLTGAESAMVVNNNAAAVFLSLNTLANQGEVIVSRGQLVEIGGSFRIPDIISSSGCTMIEVGTTNKTKDKDYAQALSENTAVLLKVHTSNYKISGFTAEVSRQDLVGLGREKDVLVMEDLGSGCLYDLTQIGLPYEPTVQEVIASGVDLVTFSGDKLLGGPQVGVIVGKKALIDKIKKNPLARIVRCDKSSIAALTAVLTIYLNPEKAVEQIPALNMLDLSQEDLLLRAQELDRQLLAVLGDRCQTEIVDVEDEAGGGSLPDVLLKGKAISLTIEGLSANELQILLRKATTPIIGRIHKDKVLLNVRTILATEFPVITQTLQGIVG, from the coding sequence TTGGAGAAGGATCAACTACACAAGGCGCTGCGAACCATCACTCCGATGAATGAAATTCTCGAGCACGCTGAAGTTGTGGCTTTGCTGCACACGATTGGAAAGCCTCTGCTTATGGATATACTAACGCAGGTCATAGGTGAATATAGACAACAGTTGCACACCGATTCATTATTTACAGAATCAATGTCCCTCCTCGATCGTCAGAAGATTACTACCTACTTAATTGAGAAGATTAAAAGTAAAATTAGTGAAGAAAAGAATACTGGACTAAAGAAAGTAATCAATGCAACAGGCATTGTTCTTCATACCAATTTGGGAAGAGCACCTCTGCCCTATGAGGCAATCGTTCAGATACATAAAGTCAATGAAGGCTACAGTAACCTGGAGTTCGACCTCGAAAGCGGCCACCGCGGTTCTCGTCACGCTCATATTGAGCCGTTGATTACCCGTTTGACCGGTGCCGAAAGTGCGATGGTCGTCAACAATAACGCAGCAGCAGTGTTCTTAAGTCTGAATACTTTGGCCAACCAGGGAGAAGTCATCGTTTCCAGAGGACAGCTGGTCGAAATTGGGGGAAGCTTTCGCATACCGGATATTATTTCCTCCAGCGGCTGTACTATGATCGAAGTCGGGACCACGAATAAAACGAAAGACAAGGATTACGCCCAAGCCCTTTCCGAAAATACGGCAGTTTTGTTGAAAGTGCACACTAGCAACTACAAAATCTCCGGCTTTACTGCAGAAGTCTCACGTCAGGATTTAGTGGGACTGGGCAGGGAAAAGGATGTACTGGTCATGGAGGATTTGGGTAGCGGTTGCCTCTATGATTTGACCCAAATTGGATTGCCCTATGAGCCTACAGTTCAGGAAGTTATCGCTAGCGGGGTGGATCTCGTCACTTTTAGCGGAGATAAATTGTTAGGAGGCCCACAGGTTGGGGTAATCGTCGGCAAGAAGGCCTTGATAGATAAAATCAAAAAGAACCCTCTGGCCCGCATTGTCCGCTGTGACAAAAGTTCAATTGCGGCTTTGACTGCGGTATTGACTATCTATTTGAACCCAGAAAAGGCTGTTGAGCAAATTCCGGCCTTAAACATGTTGGATTTAAGTCAAGAAGATTTGTTGCTGAGAGCACAGGAACTCGATCGACAACTGCTTGCTGTGCTAGGTGATCGATGCCAAACGGAAATTGTGGATGTCGAAGATGAAGCAGGGGGTGGCTCTTTGCCGGATGTTCTGCTAAAGGGTAAAGCCATATCTTTGACCATAGAGGGTTTGTCTGCCAATGAGCTGCAGATCCTTCTCAGAAAGGCGACCACACCAATTATTGGCAGAATCCATAAGGACAAAGTTCTGTTGAATGTTCGAACGATATTAGCAACCGAATTTCCGGTGATTACGCAGACCTTACAGGGCATCGTGGGGTGA
- the rffA gene encoding dTDP-4-amino-4,6-dideoxygalactose transaminase, whose product MNIPSYKPYVSEKEKTYVIDALERGQISGDGFYTERVVAFIEKSFKASKALMMTSGTHALELAVILADLGPDDEVIMPSFTFSSTANAVLLRGAKPVFIEVKADTLNIDPVDLERKITAKTKAIIPVHYAGVACDMDRLMTIAANHHLQVIEDAAQGVNAKYRGQYLGTIGDFGCYSFHGTKNYTCGEGGALLIHEKNTQIIEKAEISRQKGTNRSQFLRGDVHNYNWLDQGSSYSPSDLLMAVLLAQLEVMQEITEQRKAIYTLYRNAFEPYEKQGILKVMEIPPECESNYHIFWVMFDRQVIRDFVLAELKSRGVAASFHFLPLHSSPMGRKMGYQPSDLPVTEKSAQGLLRLPLYAGMTEGEYHYVIKTTEAVIGGL is encoded by the coding sequence ATGAATATTCCAAGCTATAAGCCATATGTGTCAGAAAAAGAAAAGACGTATGTTATTGATGCCTTGGAAAGAGGTCAAATAAGCGGGGATGGATTTTACACTGAGAGAGTTGTAGCTTTTATCGAGAAGAGCTTTAAGGCAAGCAAGGCTCTGATGATGACATCAGGCACACATGCCTTGGAGCTGGCGGTGATCCTTGCCGACCTTGGACCTGATGACGAGGTTATTATGCCTTCCTTTACCTTTTCTTCAACGGCCAACGCTGTATTATTAAGGGGAGCGAAGCCGGTCTTTATTGAAGTAAAAGCGGACACCTTAAATATTGATCCCGTAGATTTAGAGAGAAAGATTACGGCAAAGACGAAAGCCATAATCCCAGTTCATTATGCTGGAGTAGCTTGTGATATGGACAGACTCATGACAATTGCTGCGAACCATCATTTGCAGGTTATCGAGGATGCTGCTCAAGGAGTAAATGCAAAATATCGGGGGCAGTATCTAGGGACCATCGGCGACTTTGGCTGTTATAGTTTTCATGGCACAAAGAACTATACCTGTGGTGAGGGTGGGGCCTTGCTTATCCATGAAAAAAACACACAAATTATTGAGAAAGCCGAGATCAGCCGGCAAAAGGGCACCAATCGTAGTCAGTTTTTGCGGGGTGATGTGCATAACTACAATTGGCTTGATCAGGGGTCAAGCTATTCTCCTTCCGATCTGCTGATGGCTGTATTGTTAGCCCAGCTTGAGGTGATGCAGGAGATTACGGAGCAGAGGAAAGCTATTTATACCTTGTATCGTAATGCTTTTGAGCCTTATGAGAAGCAGGGGATTCTGAAAGTGATGGAGATTCCTCCAGAGTGTGAATCTAATTATCATATCTTCTGGGTTATGTTCGATAGACAAGTTATCAGAGATTTCGTTTTGGCAGAATTAAAAAGTAGGGGAGTGGCGGCTTCTTTTCATTTTCTACCTCTCCATAGTTCTCCAATGGGTAGAAAAATGGGATATCAGCCGAGTGATTTGCCAGTTACGGAGAAATCAGCGCAAGGTTTGCTGCGTTTGCCACTTTATGCCGGAATGACGGAAGGCGAGTATCACTACGTTATTAAGACGACAGAAGCCGTTATCGGCGGATTGTGA
- a CDS encoding glycosyltransferase family 2 protein — protein MMEKISVVVPVYNSQKTLGMLCYYLQETLNKLNLDFEIILVDDGSKDDSFSKMLDLHRMEPRIKIIQLKRNYGQQNAIMCGLRYATGTYTVIMDDDLQNPPEEIVKLWQKIREGYDVVYGLPSLAAKKDQRYRYWGAVLRDLLFNLMINKPAGIKVSSFRILHKNLLAKIIVDRTSFVYISAIIFKHRVKVANIEVNHHKRESGHSNYSILKLVRLYLKILLNYGPGISKFARTTRPQYEIANNKL, from the coding sequence ATGATGGAAAAGATAAGTGTTGTGGTTCCTGTTTATAATAGTCAAAAGACCTTAGGGATGCTTTGTTACTATCTTCAGGAAACCTTGAATAAACTAAACCTTGATTTTGAAATCATTTTAGTTGATGATGGCAGCAAAGATGACAGCTTTAGCAAAATGCTTGATCTGCATAGGATGGAGCCACGTATCAAGATAATCCAACTTAAGAGAAATTATGGTCAACAAAATGCTATTATGTGCGGTTTGCGTTATGCCACTGGGACATATACAGTTATCATGGATGATGATCTGCAGAATCCTCCTGAGGAGATTGTTAAGCTCTGGCAGAAGATTCGAGAGGGTTACGACGTAGTTTATGGATTGCCGTCGCTGGCCGCTAAAAAGGATCAAAGGTATCGATATTGGGGTGCAGTGCTGAGAGATCTGCTCTTCAACCTCATGATCAATAAACCGGCCGGCATCAAGGTGAGCAGTTTTCGTATTCTTCATAAAAATTTACTTGCCAAAATTATTGTGGATCGGACTTCCTTTGTCTATATCTCGGCGATCATCTTCAAACACCGAGTTAAAGTAGCAAACATTGAGGTCAATCACCATAAAAGGGAATCTGGTCATTCCAACTACAGCATCTTAAAATTAGTGAGGCTTTATTTAAAGATTCTGCTGAACTATGGCCCGGGGATATCCAAGTTCGCAAGGACCACTCGCCCACAATACGAAATAGCGAATAATAAACTATAA
- the selB gene encoding selenocysteine-specific translation elongation factor, producing the protein MKKIVLGTAGHIDHGKTSLVKRLTDVDTDRLEEERRRGMTIELGFAALTLPSGQMLSIIDVPGHEKFVKTMVAGATGIDLVMLVIAADEGIMPQTREHLDILNLLNVESGVIALTKTDLVDAEWLEMVFEDIKNAVQGTTLGGSPIVPVSSVTGEGIPQLLEVLDQLALKVHAREGREIFRLPIDRVFSMTGHGTVITGTITGGKVNKGDTLEIYPAGLTARVKGIQVHNTGVDEATAGDRCALNLTGIEKSEIKRGDTAAHEGTLNPIRIADALVYTVKGKGSLIHNQRVHLHSGTKEVLARVRLLGTDEITEGSKGYVQLRFEEPVVILRKDRFIIRSYSPEVTIGGGWILYHTTKNRQRFAPETMQAMDIGENGTLEELISLVLNSSEKPLGLDELGQALNTDRSQVQETLDREVTSGKLILLKETNKYLSHLQLEKYYTKAIAAFRKMYNKYPYRYQIDKEEMKSGIFQVIDSKDFAALLNHFIVNQRLRLDGNFLSEPNGIALERILASKEIALMEKAFLTYGVNTGSTLQVAKDINMKPGDIEEIVKFFLKSGQLVDLGQGILVHKEAFEKVLQTIRSLMDAQGTISVAEVRDALQTGRKTVVAYLEYFDKLKITLRKEDVRIPGPNY; encoded by the coding sequence ATGAAAAAGATTGTTTTAGGAACAGCTGGCCATATTGACCACGGCAAAACATCTCTAGTAAAAAGATTAACCGATGTCGACACAGATCGTCTTGAGGAAGAAAGACGCCGCGGCATGACCATTGAACTGGGCTTTGCTGCCTTGACGCTACCTTCCGGCCAGATGCTGTCCATCATCGATGTTCCCGGACATGAGAAATTTGTCAAGACCATGGTGGCCGGTGCTACGGGTATCGACCTGGTCATGTTGGTCATTGCAGCTGATGAAGGAATTATGCCGCAAACCAGGGAACACTTGGATATTCTAAATCTACTCAATGTCGAATCCGGTGTCATTGCTTTAACGAAGACCGATCTTGTCGATGCTGAATGGCTGGAAATGGTCTTTGAAGATATTAAGAATGCGGTTCAGGGGACGACACTGGGAGGAAGCCCTATCGTCCCAGTCTCTTCTGTAACGGGTGAAGGAATCCCTCAACTGTTAGAAGTTTTAGACCAACTTGCCTTAAAGGTGCACGCCAGAGAGGGACGAGAAATATTTCGGTTGCCCATTGACAGAGTGTTTTCCATGACCGGCCACGGGACCGTCATCACCGGAACGATAACAGGGGGCAAAGTAAACAAAGGAGATACCTTAGAAATATACCCTGCGGGGCTGACAGCACGTGTCAAGGGAATTCAAGTGCATAATACCGGTGTTGATGAAGCTACCGCAGGTGACCGCTGCGCTTTAAATCTCACAGGAATCGAAAAATCAGAAATCAAACGCGGAGATACTGCGGCACACGAAGGGACCCTGAATCCAATCCGCATTGCCGATGCCCTTGTCTACACTGTCAAAGGCAAAGGCAGCTTGATTCATAATCAAAGAGTGCATCTGCACAGCGGAACGAAGGAGGTTCTGGCTCGGGTCAGACTTTTAGGAACTGATGAGATTACTGAAGGAAGTAAAGGATATGTCCAGCTGCGTTTTGAAGAACCAGTCGTGATTCTGCGTAAAGACCGATTTATTATCCGTAGCTATTCACCGGAAGTGACTATTGGTGGTGGCTGGATACTGTATCATACGACCAAAAACAGGCAACGATTTGCACCGGAAACCATGCAGGCTATGGACATCGGCGAAAATGGTACCCTAGAAGAGTTGATCTCCTTGGTATTAAATTCTTCAGAAAAACCTCTCGGGCTAGATGAGTTGGGGCAAGCTCTGAATACAGATAGGAGTCAAGTCCAGGAAACTCTAGATAGAGAAGTTACATCAGGAAAGCTCATTTTACTGAAGGAAACGAATAAATACCTAAGTCACCTTCAATTAGAAAAATATTATACCAAAGCAATTGCTGCTTTTAGAAAAATGTATAATAAATATCCTTATCGTTATCAAATTGATAAGGAAGAAATGAAAAGCGGCATTTTTCAGGTGATAGACTCGAAAGACTTTGCCGCTCTGCTCAATCACTTTATCGTTAATCAGCGGCTTAGATTAGATGGCAATTTCTTATCTGAACCGAACGGTATTGCCTTAGAAAGAATACTAGCTTCTAAGGAAATAGCTCTTATGGAGAAGGCGTTCTTAACTTATGGTGTGAATACAGGGAGTACTCTGCAGGTTGCCAAAGATATCAATATGAAACCCGGTGACATCGAGGAGATTGTCAAATTCTTTCTCAAATCGGGCCAACTTGTGGATCTGGGTCAAGGAATCCTCGTCCATAAAGAAGCTTTTGAAAAGGTCTTGCAGACCATTCGCTCCTTAATGGATGCCCAAGGAACCATTAGCGTGGCGGAAGTCCGAGATGCTCTTCAGACCGGCAGAAAGACCGTTGTTGCTTATCTGGAGTATTTTGACAAGCTAAAGATTACTCTCAGAAAAGAAGATGTTCGCATACCGGGCCCTAACTACTAG